A stretch of Plasmodium vinckei vinckei genome assembly, chromosome: PVVCY_05 DNA encodes these proteins:
- a CDS encoding serine/arginine-rich splicing factor 4, putative, translating to MGYRSSRYRTSCIYVGNLPGNVLEDEVYDLFGKYGRIKYIDIKLARGSSSTAYAFVHYYDIKDAEYAIERKDGYKFDGERLRVEFSGENKSFGKYRRKEDGIGPPLRTEHRIIVSNLPDNCKWQHLKDIMRQCGDVGYANIEHGKGIVEFVDRDGMLYAIEKFDRAEFKVHDQVTNIKVRRDKRSLSYIKKHRSDYYSPRHKKKRIYSDESESNKSRRRSKYSSSSSKGHSKSETDSDSSYDKKERKKDRNKNKRSYSSDGKGDDKYSRSESSNSLSDDRTYKKKKKNYSTSSDRSSKGSRYNSEKRSRQSKSHSKSGSEYKSRSISEDISNNEKQSARKNVKRENSLSAEKEGKQDHTESPKSGYNSTASEVKKDDNEDKNDEVDESKKNKKSTAAPRGRKTATKRTPKAGKGKNENKSENEDLKSVSNDGNKSDANKLVDKENNNDTSINQTEETKPKRGRRGRKKANPEEN from the exons atgggTTATAGATCTTCAAGGTATAGAACATCATGCATATATGTTGGAAACTTACCAGGAAATGTCTTGGAAGACGAAGTCTATGATTTATTTGGAAAg TATGGGCGTATAAAATACattgatataaaattaGCAAGAGGATCAAGCTCTACAGCATATGCATTTGTTCATTATTATGACATAAA AGATGCAGAATATGCAATAGAAAGAAAAGATGGATATAAATTTGATGGGGAACGCTTACGTGTTGAATTTTCTGGAGAAAATAAAAG cTTTGGAAAATATCGAAGAAAAGAAGATGGAATTGGTCCACCTTTAAGAACAGAGCATCGAATTATTGTTAGCAATTTACCCGATAATTGCAAATGGCAACATTTAAAAGACATAATGAGACAATGTGGTGATGTTGGATATGCCAATATTGAGCATGGTAAAGGTATTGTGGAATTTGTTGATCGCGATGGAATGCTATATGCAATTGAAAAATTTGATCGTGCGGAATTTAAAGTTCATGATCAGGttacaaatattaaagTTAGAAGAGATAAAAGAAGTTTAtcttacataaaaaaacatagaAGTGATTATTATAGCCCAcgacataaaaaaaaacgaataTATAGTGACGAATCTGAATCAAATAAATCACGGCGACGCAGTAAATATAGTAGCTCATCAAGCAAAGGACATAGCAAGTCTGAGACAGATAGTGATAGCTCATATGATAAAAAGGagagaaaaaaagatagaaataaaaacaaaagaagCTATTCTTCTGACGGGAAAGGAGatgataaatatagtaGAAGTGAATCAAGCAATTCATTAAGTGATGATAGAacttataaaaagaaaaaaaaaaattatagtaCTTCAAGCGATAGATCAAGCAAAGGCTCCAGATATAATTCAGAAAAGAGAAGCAGACAAAGTAAGAGTCATAGTAAAAGCGGAAGTGAATACAAAAGTAGAAGTATTAGTGAAGATATAagtaataatgaaaaacaaAGCGCAAGAAAAAACGTGAAAAGGGAAAATAGTTTAAGCGCTGAAAAAGAAGGAAAACAAGATCATACTGAATCTCCAAAATCAGGATATAATAGCACAGCTTCGGAGGTAAAGAAAGATGATAATGaggataaaaatgatgaagtGGATGaatctaaaaaaaataagaaatcTACAGCTGCTCCGAGAGGAAGGAAAACAGCTACTAAAAGGACGCCAAAAGCTGGAAagggaaaaaatgaaaataaaagtgaAAATGAAGATTTAAAAAGTGTTTCCAATGATGGCAATAAAAGTGATGCAAATAAATTAGTAGAtaaggaaaataataacgaTACCTCAATTAATCAAACTGAAGAAACGAAACCCAAAAGAGGTAGAAGAGGTAGAAAGAAAGCAAATCCTgaagaaaattaa
- a CDS encoding citrate synthase, mitochondrial precursor, putative: MTKIRNISHNVVFTKNKRDFDIIFKCQYKKTFFHSTPKKKCCEKQLNTYNEKLVNKNKMSIPSASSYMFPIKKDNILNKNHSRYFSTNNINESNLYIKNYSKIKQHINNIDGEESTIMNILKEKTHDCIKKTREQLKTIIHTYPNTPISICTPNNVIGGLRNTITLITDTSILEKKKGILFRGRSVDKILKDFPKWDETCKYPMAEAMLWYLLTKEIPGIENLKLFSRELYCRANKIPPFVFEFIDNIPPFTHPMSQLITTVSFLESLSLFKIKYSEGILKKDYWKYILEDAVSLIAQIQVIGAYIFKRTFIDNSIKNGDGINLDIDLDWSANFSKLIGYDSNQVKDLLRLYFLLHSDHEGGNASAHVSHLIGSTLGNPYLSFSGCAIALYGPLHGLANQECLNFLLDIKNKLGDNKPSYEFIEKYAKDYLNSGRVIPGYGHAVLRVPDPRFLAFRNFALANFPDDPLVEILEMCYKVIPGILSATGKVKNPYPNVDCYSGSLLYHYGIKYPEYYTVLFAISRAIGVMSQLVLSRGLMYPLERPKSVDIHNLRKICEKNYVKIEEFE, encoded by the coding sequence ATGACGAAAATAAGAAACATATCACATAATGTTGtctttacaaaaaataaaagagattttgatattatatttaaatgccaatataaaaaaacattttttcatagcaccccaaaaaaaaaatgttgtgaaaaacaattaaataCCTACAATGAAAAGTTAGtaaataagaataaaatgTCTATTCCTTCCGCCTCTTCTTATATGTTTCcaataaaaaaggataatatattaaacaaaaatcaTTCTCGTTATTTTTCtactaataatataaatgaatcaaacttatatattaaaaactaTTCTAAGATAAAGCAACATATTAACAACATAGATGGTGAAGAATCTActattatgaatattttgaagGAAAAAACCCATGAttgcataaaaaaaacgagAGAACAACTAAAAACAATTATTCATACATACCCCAATACACCAATATCTATATGTACACCTAATAATGTGATTGGGGGGTTAAGAAATACTATAACTTTAATTACTGATACATCTATTTTAGAGAAGAAAAAGGGAATATTATTTAGAGGTAGGTCTGtagataaaattttaaaagacTTTCCAAAATGGGACGAAACATGTAAATATCCAATGGCTGAAGCTATGTTGTGGtatttattaacaaaagAAATACCAGGaatagaaaatttaaagcTTTTTTCACGAGAATTATATTGCCGAGCAAACAAAATTCCACCATTTGTTTTTGAATTTATAGATAACATACCACCATTTACACACCCTATGAGCCAGTTAATAACTACAGTTTCTTTTTTAGAATCATTATccttatttaaaataaaatattcggaagggatattaaaaaaagattattggaaatatattttagaaGATGCTGTTTCTTTAATTGCTCAAATTCAAGTTATAGgggcatatatttttaaaagaacATTTATTGACAATTCTATTAAGAACGGAGATGGAATTAATTTAGACATAGATCTTGATTGGTCAGctaatttttctaaattgATTGGCTATGATAGTAATCAAGTAAAAGACTTGTTAAgattatactttttattgCATAGTGATCATGAAGGTGGAAATGCAAGTGCCCATGTATCGCATTTAATAGGAAGTACATTAGGGAATCCATATTTGTCCTTTTCCGGATGTGCTATTGCATTATATGGGCCTTTGCATGGTTTAGCTAACCAAGAATGTCTAAATTTCTTGctagatataaaaaataaattaggTGATAATAAACCATCATATGaatttattgaaaaatatgcaaaagattatttaaattctGGAAGAGTCATACCTGGGTATGGCCACGCAGTTTTAAGAGTTCCTGATCCTCGCTTTCTAGCTTTTAGAAATTTTGCTTTAGCTAACTTTCCAGATGATCCATTAGTGGAAATACTTGAAATGTGCTACAAAGTAATACCCGGAATTCTTTCAGCAACTGGGAAAGTTAAAAATCCTTACCCAAATGTAGATTGTTATAGTGggtcattattatatcattatgGAATTAAATATCCCGAGTACTATACAGTATTGTTCGCGATTTCTAGGGCGATAGGTGTGATGTCACAATTAGTTTTATCTCGAGGTTTAATGTACCCATTGGAACGTCCCAAATCAGTAGATATACACAATTTAAGAAAAATctgtgaaaaaaattatgttaaaATAGAGGAATTCGAGTAA
- a CDS encoding kelch domain-containing protein, putative, with product MGKKDKKSKEKKEKAKLKKEKQKLKSLKSKKKKTNSLNDEDFETICLYYENLNKKDKYGHININTTSNNSFVECEKPSPRSNCSITFINEEEFLLFGGEYNNNNELIAYNDLFKYNVVKDKWKYYFTTSKKPKPRCSHQAVYYNKKLYIFGGELCTNTQFFHYNDFWAFDIKNNVFEELETKNTKDDKPSPRSGHRMILWKSSIVMFGGFFDNGKSVEYFNDIYMYIINSNKWINLTNIYTNSLFKKLSESSTGTIPGKDSQNNASATVTNEKKKNRSNDSQILKSKFFKNFDLDSYMPSKRSSVSLFTDTKFKNIYIYGGYSQVKCTSRNAIGFYYNDLWVLNINFVCENNISVNFKKLKKSTFQPSKRVGFSTCVYKNSLFLFGGVFDQVDQNASKKNTNKGNNSNAKNNNQMEESLNMHSIFFNDLYVFDMNKERWSYLSLKNIETANLKKNTKEVEEKESSKLKLKGSNENKNNSNNGDLLVENEEQVGTEDEVKSSRKKKKNNKLKEPNFLDSCNSNNLYNDDNDDEYYSNIFVYFDENGNKKIIKIDKEEDEKSETSNYKRECNSDVTKNDESDILSSKEEACTIVDQHIDNNYSIVKNCSYLKENNIELSNGNINNSKERENNCYINEEISNFIIKEKINEEIKVEVNEEINEQIDEQIDEKINNLVNSDIESNNEEHKKMKFIINDIEPIGRINSHIFVINKDLYLFGGMYEYKNNEIMLNDYWKINVFKREKWNLLDKGNLDEIYVEESDSSSIISIDDSNKDEKEVEELILHNKIKKIENKIKMETFGLNFDPNESLNEFFARTKQHWLKELNTPNENKQSRKDAFILCEKKYIELKVYYKKIDKYRELLLDEEYDGSVDDDDSDENEESSSSIND from the coding sequence atGGGAAagaaagataaaaaaagtaaagaaaaaaaggaaaaagcaaaattgaaaaaagaaaaacagAAACTTAAGTCattaaaatcaaaaaaaaaaaaaacaaatagtTTAAATGATGAGGATTTTGAAACAATATGTTTATActatgaaaatttaaataaaaaggataaatatggtcatataaatataaacacaACATCAAACAATAGTTTTGTAGAATGTGAAAAGCCAAGTCCAAGGTCTAATTGCTCTATTACATTTATTAACGAAGAAGAATTTCTTTTGTTTGGGggtgaatataataataataatgaactAATAGCAtataatgatttatttaaatacaaCGTAGTAAAAGataaatggaaatattattttacaacATCTAAAAAACCTAAACCACGATGTTCTCATCAAGCagtttattataataaaaaattgtacaTTTTTGGTGGGGAATTATGTACGAATACCCAATTTTTTCACTATAATGATTTTTGGGCatttgatataaaaaataatgtctTTGAAGAATtggaaacaaaaaatactaaAGACGATAAGCCATCGCCACGAAGTGGGCATAGAATGATACTATGGAAAAGTTCAATAGTTATGTTTGGTggtttttttgataatggAAAATCAgtagaatattttaatgatatatatatgtatataataaatagtaataaatgGATTAACTTAacaaacatatatacaaattcgttatttaaaaagttatcTGAAAGTAGTACTGGAACCATTCCTGGTAAAGATAGTCAAAATAATGCATCAGCAACCGtaacaaatgaaaaaaaaaaaaatagaagtAATGACTCTCAAATTTTGAAgagtaaattttttaaaaattttgacCTTGATTCATATATGCCATCAAAAAGATCAAGTGTAAGTTTATTCACAGatacaaaatttaaaaacatttatatttatggtGGATATTCCCAAGTAAAATGCACTTCAAGAAATGCGATTGGATTTTATTACAACGATTTATGggttttaaatataaactttgtgtgtgaaaataatatttcagtaaattttaaaaaattaaaaaaaagcacATTCCAACCATCGAAAAGGGTGGGATTTAGTACAtgtgtttataaaaattctttatttttatttggtgGTGTTTTCGATCAAGTTGATCAAAACGcttcgaaaaaaaataccaacaaaggaaataattcaaatgcAAAAAACAACAACCAAATGGAAGAATCCTTAAATATGCattccatatttttcaacgatttatatgtattcgATATGAATAAAGAGCGTTGGTCTTATttaagtttaaaaaatatagaaacagcaaatttaaaaaaaaatactaagGAAGTAGAAGAAAAGGAATCAAGCAAATTAAAACTGAAAGGCagtaatgaaaataaaaacaatagtAATAATGGTGACCTTTTAgtagaaaatgaagaacAAGTCGGAACAGAGGATGAGGTAAAATCTTcgagaaaaaagaaaaaaaataataagctTAAGGAACCCAATTTTTTAGATAGTTGCAATTCaaacaatttatataatgatgataatgatgatgaatattattctaatatttttgtatattttgatgaaaatggaaataaaaaaattataaaaatagataaaGAAGAAGACGAAAAATCAGAAACATCGAATTATAAAAGAGAATGTAATAGCGATGTTACAAAAAACGACGAATCAGATATATTATCAAGTAAGGAAGAAGCATGTACTATTGTAGATCAAcatattgataataattattcgATCGTTAAAAATTGCTCATATttgaaagaaaataatattgaattAAGCAATggtaatataaataattcgaAAGAGAGGGAAAATaattgttatataaatgaagaaataagcaattttattataaaagaaaaaataaacgaagaaataaaagtagaagtaaatgaagaaataaatgagCAAATAGATGAACAAATAGATGAGaagataaataatttagtaAACTCAGACATAGAAAGCAATAATGAAgagcataaaaaaatgaaattcataataaatgatatcGAACCTATAGGAAGAATAAATAGccatatatttgtaataaataaagacttatatttatttggtggaatgtatgaatataaaaataatgaaattatgCTTAATGATTATTGGAAAattaatgtttttaaaagagaaaaatggAATTTATTAGATAAAGGTAATTTAgatgaaatatatgtagAAGAATCTGACTCGAGCTCTATTATATCAATTGATGATTCCAACAAAGATGAGAAGGAAGTTGAAGAATTAATActtcataataaaattaaaaaaatcgaaaataaaataaaaatggaaacaTTTGGATTGAATTTTGATCCTAACGAAAGtttaaatgaattttttgCAAGAACAAAACAACATTGGTTGAAAGAACTTAACACACCAAATGAGAATAAGCAAAGTAGAAAAGATGCCTTTATTTtgtgtgaaaaaaaatacatagaGCTTAAAgtatattacaaaaaaattgataaataCAGGGAATTGCTCCTAGATGAAGAATATGATGGAAGTGTAGATGACGATGATTCagatgaaaatgaagaaagtTCTTCTTCCATAAATGATTGA
- a CDS encoding phospholipid scramblase, putative, whose translation MNNQFVNTSLKNAIYTSNMINKDQNQSAIQQNMNNLNMNYQNMNNPNMNNPNMNNPNMNNTNMNNPNMNYQNMNNPNMINPNMINPNMNYQQYPHVIPPPQQQMGMFSNDWKSVLAPIKSCRIKQQFDDREFLADYIMGMKLDFNNRYLILDSATEILKFTAIENSECFNRNCFPKMCIPINMKILRHGKELARPDIVVEKDCSCTVCCLNRPIIKMYDFSDNNNKKLIGTIRTPFSCCSFKFDLFDASNKKVIYMDDTCWQISLLCPCPFGPFKISNYYLRDAKTNERIAHLQKEVPFLKFIKRDIDNYTLNFEDVKNPEWKMMLLAFSLFLDYIYYDTK comes from the coding sequence atgaataaccAATTTGTAAATACATCCCTAAAAAACGCAATATATACATCAAATATGATAAACAAGGACCAAAATCAGAGCGCCATCCaacaaaatatgaacaaccTAAACATgaattatcaaaatatgaataatccAAACATGAATAACCCAAACATGAATAACCCAAACATGAATAACACAAACATGAATAACCCAAACATgaattatcaaaatatgaacaatcCAAATATGATTAACCCAAATATGATTAACCCAAATATGAATTATCAACAATACCCCCATGTAATTCCCCCGCCACAACAACAAATGGGTATGTTTTCAAATGATTGGAAATCTGTCTTAGCCCCCATAAAAAGTTGTAGAATAAAACAACAGTTTGATGATAGAGAGTTTTTAGCTGATTATATAATGGGTATGAAACTTGATTTCAATAATagatatttaattttagaTTCAGCAActgaaattttaaaatttactGCCATTGAGAATTCTGAATGTTTTAATAGAAATTGTTTCCCGAAAATGTGTATCCCaattaatatgaaaatattacgTCATGGAAAGGAATTAGCTAGACCGGATATTGTGGTTGAAAAGGATTGTTCATGTACAGTATGCTGCTTAAATAGAccaattattaaaatgtatGATTTTtcagataataataataaaaaattaattggTACAATAAGAACCCCATTTAGTTGTTGCTCTTTCAAATTTGATTTGTTCGATgcatcaaataaaaaagttatttaTATGGATGATACATGTTGGCAAATAAGTCTTTTATGTCCATGCCCATTTGGTCCATTTAAAATTagcaattattatttacgtGATgcaaaaacaaatgaacGAATAGCACATTTACAAAAAGAAGTTCCTttcttaaaatttataaaacgAGATATCGATAATTACACTTTAAATTTTGAAGATGTTAAAAACCCAGAATGGAAAATGATGCTCTTggcattttcattatttttagattatatatattatgacaccaaataa
- a CDS encoding 4-hydroxy-3-methylbut-2-en-1-yl diphosphate synthase, putative: MCRVKRLILFIVGFYCYIKLKTNFLNHHSNISTIFVRAKNNDKKNMYQFLLSDTSRKRCNNNACEKGEYFGKSLHGRRKKKMKFNSLSSDENGDYEGIKQIKTDEDKYNLIKDIKKYCECTKRYKRLPTHEVQIGNVKIGGNNRIAIQTMTSCDTRNVEECVDQIKKCKDLGADLVRLTVQGVQEVEASYRIKDTLLSQNITIPLVADIHFNPKIALMAADIYDKIRVNPGNYVDGRKKWEDKVYGKKEFEDGKLFIKEKFVPLIEKCKRLNRAMRIGTNHGSLSARMLSYYGDTPLGMVESAFEFSDLCIENNFFNVVYSMKASNAYVMIQSYRLLVAKQYEKGNNIMFPIHLGVTEAGFGDNGRIKSYLGIGSLLYDGIGDTIRISLTEDPWEELNPCKKLIGNLKKRIFYTDQQPSSYMVDQTKENNNTITNRNNRYTTVDFHNFNETFRNFNNIVKRNVVKKKNVLHEECTIGNVVTVKELEDSLQIFKDLNLELDKNGNLKKGAKTTDIIIINDFENLTNVAKKTVEKLMEAGLHVLVEYEPKSAELIKNLKVNEPNNQNILYYSTLADMLDLLEKNNKDGIEQNNVKGYAIVLNGKEDIKFIEKIKDLNPQPLFFILKSDNIYEHVLVTRRLNEILQTLNIDIPYIHYANIDSNNYDDILVNSTVYVGTCLIDLMGDGLIVNVTDNNVAAKKEQNDQIKTRVALNSFLTLNILQDTRIRLFKTDYISCPSCGRTLFNIQETTKKIMKLTGHLKGVKIAVMGCIVNGIGEMADAHFGYVGSAPKKIDLYYGKELVHRNIPEEEACDRLIELIKKHNKWEDP; encoded by the coding sequence ATGTGTCGCGTAAAACGGttaatattgtttataGTAGGGTTTTATTGCTATATAAAACTTAAAACAAATTTCCTTAACCACCATTCTAATATTTCTACCATATTTGTAAGAGccaaaaataatgataaaaaaaatatgtaccAGTTTTTACTAAGTGATACAAGTAGGAAAAGATGCAATAATAATGCGTGTGAAAAGGGTGAGTACTTTGGAAAAAGTTTACATGGaagacgaaaaaaaaaaatgaaatttaaCTCACTTAGCAGTGATGAAAATGGTGATTATGAAGGcattaaacaaataaaaacagatgaagataaatataatttaataaaagatataaaaaaatattgtgaATGCACTAAACGTTATAAAAGATTACCAACGCATGAAGTACAAATTGGAAATGTAAAGATTGGGGGAAATAATAGAATTGCTATTCAAACAATGACAAGTTGTGATACCCGAAATGTCGAAGAATGTGTtgatcaaataaaaaaatgcaaagaTTTAGGTGCCGATTTAGTAAGACTAACAGTTCAAGGTGTGCAAGAAGTTGAAGCAAGTTATCGTATTAAAGACACATTATTATCACAAAATATTACTATTCCGTTAGTAGCAGATATACACTTTAATCCTAAAATAGCTTTAATGGCAGCAGATATATATGACAAAATACGAGTTAATCCTGGAAATTATGTCGatggaagaaaaaaatgggaaGATAAAGTATATGGGAAAAAAGAGTTTGAAGAtggtaaattatttataaaagaaaaatttgTACCATTAATAGAAAAATGTAAGCGATTAAATAGAGCTATGAGAATTGGTACTAACCATGGCTCTTTATCGGCAAGAATGTTATCATATTATGGTGATACACCTCTAGGCATGGTAGAATCGGCCTTTGAATTTTCAGATTTAtgtatagaaaataatttttttaatgtagTTTATTCTATGAAAGCATCAAATGCTTATGTTATGATACAATCATATAGATTATTAGTGGCTAAACAATATGAAAAgggaaataatataatgttCCCAATACATTTAGGTGTTACTGAAGCTGGATTTGGTGATAATGGACGAATAAAATCTTATTTAGGTATTGGATCATTATTGTATGATGGAATAGGTGATACTATCCGAATTTCTTTGACTGAAGATCCATGGGAGGAATTAAACCCTTGCAAAAAATTGATCGgaaatttaaagaaaagaatattttatacgGATCAACAACCTTCGAGTTATATGGTGGACCAGACCAAGGAAAACAATAATACCATTACGAATAGAAACAATCGTTATACAACAGTagattttcataatttcaATGAAACATTtagaaattttaataatatagttaAGAGAAACGttgtcaaaaaaaaaaatgtgctACATGAGGAGTGTACAATAGGTAATGTAGTTACTGTAAAAGAATTAGAAGATTctttacaaatatttaaagatttaaatttagaattggataaaaatggaaatttaaaaaaaggtgCCAAAACTActgatataattattataaatgactttgaaaatttaacaAATGTAGCAAAAAAAACTGTTGAGAAATTAATGGAAGCAGGCTTACATGTATTGGTAGAATATGAACCAAAATCTGCGGagttaattaaaaatttaaaagtaAATGAACCCAATaaccaaaatatattatattattcaaCATTAGCAGATATGTTAGActtattagaaaaaaataacaaagaTGGAATTGAACAGAATAATGTAAAGGGATATGCAATCGTATTAAATGGAAAAGAagatattaaatttattgaaaaaattaaagattTAAATCCACaacctttattttttatattaaaatcagataatatatatgagcATGTATTAGTTACAAGAAGGTTAAATGAAATACTACAGActttaaatatagatataccttatatacattatgCTAATATTGATTCAAATAATTACGATGATATATTAGTAAATTCAACAGTATATGTAGGAACTTGCTTAATCGATTTAATGGGAGATGGATTAATTGTTAATGTAACTGATAATAATGTTGCTGcaaaaaaagaacaaaatgaCCAAATAAAAACTAGAGTTGCattaaattcatttttaacactaaatatattacaagATACTCGTATTCGGTTATTTAAAACCGATTATATATCATGTCCTTCATGTGGTAgaacattatttaatatacaaGAAactactaaaaaaataatgaaattaacGGGTCATTTAAAAGGGGTCAAAATTGCTGTTATGGGATGTATAGTTAATGGAATAGGAGAAATGGCAGATGCCCATTTTGGTTATGTTGGAAGTGcgccaaaaaaaatagatttGTATTATGGAAAAGAACTAGTTCATAGAAATATTCCCGAAGAAGAAGCATGTGATAGATTAATAGAGTTAATTAAGAAACATAACAAATGGGAAGATCCGTAA
- a CDS encoding CDGSH iron-sulfur domain-containing protein, putative, with protein sequence MSWEQWWPHDPVVKSDSLDPYLVKVEKNKVYWYCACGSSKTQPWCDGAHRGIGIKPLMYIPQTSGYRLLSGCRQSTHLPHYDFSDLWVRANKNVPKAALFTYVACFSFGIMTTWLFHP encoded by the exons atgagTTGGGAACAATGGTGGCCTCATGATCCAGTTGTAAAATCAGACTCACTTGATCCTTATCTTGTTaaagtagaaaaaaataag GTTTATTGGTATTGCGCGTGCGGATCGAGTAAAACTCAACCATGGTGTGATGGAGCACATAGGGGAATAG gAATTAAGCCTTTGATGTATATACCACAAACAAGCGGTTATAGACTTTTGAGTGGCTGCAGACAAAGTACACATTTGCCGCATTATGATTTTTCCGATTTATGG GTTCGAGCAAATAAGAATGTCCCAAAGGCTGCCCTATTTACATATGTTGCATGCTTTTCATTTGGTATTATGACAACATGGTTATTTCATccataa